TACGAGATTGCCTTTTAGCATCGCCATGGCTTGAAACATGGGTACTTCAACCGTTGAGACCAGTGCATTGCGGCTAGTGTCAAATTCAACTATAACCACCTGTTTTTGAGACTTCAGTTCATCAAAGCTAAGAGGAATAGGCGATCCGCTGTAACGAATATGCTCTTTTTTAGCCACGAGTTGAGGGCGATGGATATGACCAAGCGCAATGTAATCGGCTGGCGGAAAACCTTTAGCATCAAAGCCATCAAGGGTTCCGATGTAGATATCGCGAACAGAGTCACTTGCTGTAACACCAAGGGCGGTTAAGTGGCCCGTAGTAATGATTGGAACATCGATCTGTTTTTCTGATCGTTGTTCAACCGCGAACTCAAAAAGTTGGTGGTAATGTGATTCTATCGCCTGACCCAACGCTCTCTGCTTATCCGTTCCGCTCGCTCCAGATTGGCTGACAACAACATCTCGCGCCCGCACAAAAGGGACGGCACATAACAGTGCACCTACTTGATGATGCTCATCTTTCAATTCAATCAATTGTTCAGACAAGTTATCACTGGTATTGGCGATAACATGGGTATTTAAACACGCTAATAATTGTTTAGATTCATTCAAGGTTGAGACGGAATCATGGTTGCCACCAAGAACCACCAGCTGACAATTCAACTGACTGAGATCCACCACGAACTGATTGTACATTTCTCGGGCATAACTAGGAGGCGAACCAGTGTCAAACACGTCACCAGCAATAATGATGGCATCGATATTTTGGCTTTGAACTAACTGTAATAACCAAGCAATGAACTGTTGATGTTCCTGTTTACGGCTCTTAGTGAAAAAATTTTGCCCTAAATGCCAATCGGAAGTATGAAGAATGCGCATAGCGAGAAAGATCCCAATATAAAAAAGCTCTGTCATCGTCATGAAACCAGAGCGGAGATGGCATGATTGTGCCAACTTAGATGGCCAGATAAAAGCACAACTCATCTAATTATCTGTATTTGCGTATTAAAGCGAATCTATAGCCAACCAAGCCACTGTTTGTTGCATTAACTTTGCACTTTTGTTGCGTTGATATATCGCGTACTATCAACTCACAAGTAGTTCAAATACAAATTATTTAAATACAAATAGTTTAAATGCAAATAGCTCAAGTGAGGATGGCTAATGAGTGGTGGTCAACGAGATGTTACGTTACGTTTTTTAGCAGAGCCTAGCGATGTAAACTTTGGGGGCAAAGTACATGGTGGTGCCGCCATGAAATGGATCGATTTAGCTGCCTATGCGTGTTCAGCAGGTTGGAGTGGTAAATATTGTATTACCGCTTATGCTGGTGGTATCCGTTTCGTCGCGCCGATTCATGTGGGCAATTTAGTTGAGGTCAGCGCGAAGGTTATTTATACCGGCTCTTCATCTATGCATATTGCGATTGACGTGCAGGCCAGTGATCCAAAAGATTTAGATAAACGCCTGACAACGCACTGCATTGTGATTATGGTTGCCGTTGATGAAAACGGAAAACCAACCAAGATCCCGGAGTGGGTTCCAGTAACAGAGGAAGATATTATGTTACGAGAATCCGCAATCAAACTGATGAATATGCGTAAACAGATTGGTGAAGAGATGGAAGCGCATGTAAAGCTACTCAAGTAATCGCAATTTAAGACAACACTTCCCTCTAAATCCACCGCTTTCTATTTTCTGCGGTGGTAAACCTTGCTCCAACGCCTTTTTAATCCAACAATTTTTACTGATTTGTCATTTTTCTTTCATCTTGATTTGTTCTAATTCGCTGTAACTAAAGTTATTTATCTTCAGGCGGAATAAAAATTGGGCATACATAAACCCACTCTTAGTGAATCGACCATTATCGACACCAGTGCCGTTGAATATCAGTGGGTAAGAACCATGTATGTTGAGGGTTATCCGAATGAGGAAATTGACCATTACATTCAGACCTGCTTCGGTGGGGATAATACGTTTGCAAACCTCTTTCGAAAAGTCGCATTAAAGCAAGAAAGCATTTACGTGTTACTGCAATATTTAGGCTACGCCCCTTCTAATCGCGAACTCTAAATTTTATGTAATAACGTGAACGGTTGCAGTTTATTATTTGAGGTCTCACGCACTCGTTTAGTCACTCACTTTTGAGACACCGTAAAATCTCTATACTCAACCACTAACGAATACGGCATGTTACCGATACAAAAAAGCCTAAGCAGATGCTTAGGCTTGAGTTACAAAACTGTTAGTGTAAACGGCGTAAGGAACCTCACTAACAGCCAGCTATGCGTAACGCCAGTGTTCGTCTTCTACTACTGATCAGCGGCCAAACCAAAAGTGTAATAGAAGTATCGATAAATGAGCGATCTAAAGATCGCTCTATTATTATTCGAACTGTTCTTAACCTTTCACGCCACCAGCTGTCAGGCCACCAACAAGCCAACGTTGTGCAAGTAAGAACACTGCGGTAATTGGTAATGCTGACAACACTGCTGCTGCCGCAAAGTCGCCCCAAAGATAGTTCTGAGGGTACAAGTATTGCTGCATACCTACTGCTAATGTATAAGAGTTTACATCAGAAAGTAGTAGTGACGCTACAGGAACTTCACCCACCACACCGATAAATGACAGAATAAATACAACCGCTAGAATTGGCACTGACAGTGGAAGCAGAACCAAACGGAATGCTTGCCATGGGCTTGCACCATCCAGAGCAGCGGCTTCTTCTAACGAGTTATCAATCGATTCAAAGTAACCTTTGATTGTCCATACATGCAGTGCAATACCACCAAGGTAAGAGAAAATCAGACCGCCATGCGTGTTCAACCCTAAGAAAGGTATGTACTGACCCAATTTATCAAACAATGCGTATAGTGCAACTAACGCGAGTACTGCTGGGAACATTTGGAAAATCATCATCGCTTTCAGGATAGTTTCTTTACCTTTAAAGCGCATACGAGCAAATGCATATGCTGACGTTGTAGACAGCGACACCACTAAGATAGAAGTAATACCTGCTACTTTCACTGAGTTCCATAACCACGTTAATACTGGGAATGGAGGCGGTGTTACTGTGCCATCTGCATTAGTGACTGCAATACCTAACGCTAGTTTCCAGTGTTCCAGTGATGGGTTTTCTGGAATCAAGCTACCTGTCGCAAAGTTACCTTCACGGAATGAAATCGCGATTACCATCAATAACGGGAAGATAATCATTGATAGGAATATCCAAAGCGCAATATGGGTCGCCCATACACGGTATTTAAGTGATTGACCTTGTACCATTGCCATTATATTGCTCCTTAATCCTGAGATAGCTTAGTGAAACGAAGGTTGAGTAGTGCTAGGCCACCAACAAGTAGGAAGATTAGCGTTGCAATTGCACTTGCCAAACCAAAGTCTTGACCGCCGCCGCCTTCAAATGCGATACGGTAGGTGTAGCTCACTAGTAAGTCTGTGTAACCAGCTGGTTCAGAGGTACCAATCATGTTTGGACCGCCGTTCGTCAATAGCTGAATCATTACAAAGTTATTAAAATTAAAGGCAAAACTTGCGATTAGAAGTGGCGTTAATGGTTTAATCATTAGCGGCACAGTAATGCGTTTAAAGTTCATCAGAGGACCAGCACCATCAATGGCAGATGCTTCATACAAATCTTCTGGAATCGCTTTCAATAGGCCCATACATAGAATCATCATGTAAGGGAAACCAAGCCATGTGTTAACAATCAACACCATAACACGAGCCATGACAGGGTCTGAGAACCAGTTCGGACTAAAGCCAAACATACTCTCTAGTACCATGTTAATTTCACCAAAGCTTTGGTTGAACAAACCTTTAAAGATCAGGATTGAAATGAACGCTGGTACCGCATATGGAAGGATAAGAAGTACGCGGTAAATAGCACGACCCTTTAACTCTTCCCATTGCACAACACTTGCTAGAATCAAACCGATAACAAGCGTTAAACCGACACTGACTGCCGAGAAGACCACTGTCCATACAAAGATGTTGATGAACGGTTCTTTGATGCCGTCATCAGTCCATACACGCTCAAAGTTATGAGTACCAATTTGAACCACAAAACCTGGAGAAACAGTGCTACCAATGAATTCACCAGTATCTGAAATTGGCTGGTAGTAGCCCACTTCCATATTTGGTTTAAGCGTTTCGCCGGATTCGTTGTTAATTAATGTTTCGCCATCGGCTTGCATTGTATATAACGAATTAACAGCCGCAAATTTACGCAGGCCACTCATTCGAATTGCTTGACCAGAAGGCGTATGAAGATCAATCGCACCTAGAATAGGTCGACTTTTGATGATCGTCTTAATTGACTCTTTCTTACCAGAAACCGATGGTACTGGAGCAAGGTCCAGATTCGTACCTGTAAAGCCTTCAAGTACAAACTCTTTCGTTGCTAAGATTTGATCACCGGTATCAATAGATAGGCGGTGCCCATTATCTGTTTTATAAAGGGTGAAAGGGAAACTTTCGCCACTTTGGTAAGTTCTATCTAAAAGGACCGATTGAGTTCGCTCTAGCGATAATTGGTTTTTGGCACTGTAGTTAGTGAATGCAAGACCGACTGTGTATGCAAGAGGGAAAAGAATGAAAAGAATCATCCCTGCAATACCAGGGTAAATGTAACGGTGCGCGTATGTCTTTTTACTACCGAAAATGTAAAGCGCTAGAGTGGTTAAAATCACCGTAAGCATCGCAAATGCGAGCTCACCGCGAGAATACATTAGGATGGTTGCATAGCCATTAATAATACCAACGGAGCCAAGAAGTGCCCATTTTATAAATACATTTTTGCTTGTTGGTAGGCTTGGTGGTGCTGACACAGCATCTGTACCTTGAACTGACTGCATAGAAGAACCTGCTAGCGATATATAAAAAAATTGAAAAGTAAGGAGAGGTTACCCTCTCCTTAAAAAGGTTTATGAAAAACCGAAATTATTTAACCATTTGCTTTTCTGCATCTGCAAGAGCTGCATCTACAGTTTGACGACCATCAACAACGTTCACGATAGTGTTTTTCGCAGCACCCCAGAATGCATTCATTTGTGGGATGTTTGGCATAATTTCGCCATTCATTGCGTTGTCCATTGTTGCTGCAATACGAGCATCGCTATCAAGTTCACGTTGGAACGAGTTAAGCGCAACAGCACCTAGTGGCTTATCATTGTTTACTTTACGTAGACCTTCATTAGTCATTAGGTAGTTCTCTAGGAACTCAACTGCTAGATCTTGGTTTGGTGAAGCAGTGCTGATACCCGCCGT
Above is a window of Vibrio cortegadensis DNA encoding:
- the malG gene encoding maltose ABC transporter permease MalG, whose translation is MAMVQGQSLKYRVWATHIALWIFLSMIIFPLLMVIAISFREGNFATGSLIPENPSLEHWKLALGIAVTNADGTVTPPPFPVLTWLWNSVKVAGITSILVVSLSTTSAYAFARMRFKGKETILKAMMIFQMFPAVLALVALYALFDKLGQYIPFLGLNTHGGLIFSYLGGIALHVWTIKGYFESIDNSLEEAAALDGASPWQAFRLVLLPLSVPILAVVFILSFIGVVGEVPVASLLLSDVNSYTLAVGMQQYLYPQNYLWGDFAAAAVLSALPITAVFLLAQRWLVGGLTAGGVKG
- the malF gene encoding maltose ABC transporter permease MalF, producing the protein MQSVQGTDAVSAPPSLPTSKNVFIKWALLGSVGIINGYATILMYSRGELAFAMLTVILTTLALYIFGSKKTYAHRYIYPGIAGMILFILFPLAYTVGLAFTNYSAKNQLSLERTQSVLLDRTYQSGESFPFTLYKTDNGHRLSIDTGDQILATKEFVLEGFTGTNLDLAPVPSVSGKKESIKTIIKSRPILGAIDLHTPSGQAIRMSGLRKFAAVNSLYTMQADGETLINNESGETLKPNMEVGYYQPISDTGEFIGSTVSPGFVVQIGTHNFERVWTDDGIKEPFINIFVWTVVFSAVSVGLTLVIGLILASVVQWEELKGRAIYRVLLILPYAVPAFISILIFKGLFNQSFGEINMVLESMFGFSPNWFSDPVMARVMVLIVNTWLGFPYMMILCMGLLKAIPEDLYEASAIDGAGPLMNFKRITVPLMIKPLTPLLIASFAFNFNNFVMIQLLTNGGPNMIGTSEPAGYTDLLVSYTYRIAFEGGGGQDFGLASAIATLIFLLVGGLALLNLRFTKLSQD
- the sbcD gene encoding exonuclease subunit SbcD codes for the protein MRILHTSDWHLGQNFFTKSRKQEHQQFIAWLLQLVQSQNIDAIIIAGDVFDTGSPPSYAREMYNQFVVDLSQLNCQLVVLGGNHDSVSTLNESKQLLACLNTHVIANTSDNLSEQLIELKDEHHQVGALLCAVPFVRARDVVVSQSGASGTDKQRALGQAIESHYHQLFEFAVEQRSEKQIDVPIITTGHLTALGVTASDSVRDIYIGTLDGFDAKGFPPADYIALGHIHRPQLVAKKEHIRYSGSPIPLSFDELKSQKQVVIVEFDTSRNALVSTVEVPMFQAMAMLKGNLVEIETQLDDLANTAENASMWISIEVKEQDYLSDLQARVQSMVEGKPFEVLQLRRARGPKQAGLTQEKSETLAELTPFDVFGKRIELETFEGEEEQARLARMKDKFRQIVSEVEHKEAD
- a CDS encoding acyl-CoA thioesterase; translated protein: MSGGQRDVTLRFLAEPSDVNFGGKVHGGAAMKWIDLAAYACSAGWSGKYCITAYAGGIRFVAPIHVGNLVEVSAKVIYTGSSSMHIAIDVQASDPKDLDKRLTTHCIVIMVAVDENGKPTKIPEWVPVTEEDIMLRESAIKLMNMRKQIGEEMEAHVKLLK